In Leptotrichia wadei, the DNA window TTTCCATCAATTCATTATTTGTCATATCTAAATCAATGAGTTTTTTAATTTGTAAATATTTTTTTCTCTTTCCTGTATATTTATTTTATTTTTCCATCTTTATATGTTTTTCTCTTTTTATCTTTATAAGTTTCTTTTCTATCTGAAATTTCTATAATTAATATTAATAAAATATCATTTTTTATTTCAGCTACGATTCTATAGGAGCCTACTCTATATCTCCATAATCCTTTTAAATTTCCTGTTAGTGCTTTTCCTCTTTGCTTTGGATTCTGTGTACCTATTAAATTTTCTGAAATCCATTTTTTTAGAAGTTTAGCAATTGATTTATTTAATTTTTTTAGATCTTTTTCTGCAGATTCAGTAAACTTTACTTCATAACATTTTTTTTCCATTATAATCCTAGCCTTTTGAATACGTCTTCAGCATCAGAAGTTTTTTCAGATTTTGATTTTTCCCATCTTTTCAATATTCTTTTTTCA includes these proteins:
- a CDS encoding type II toxin-antitoxin system RelE family toxin, encoding MEKKCYEVKFTESAEKDLKKLNKSIAKLLKKWISENLIGTQNPKQRGKALTGNLKGLWRYRVGSYRIVAEIKNDILLILIIEISDRKETYKDKKRKTYKDGKIK